In one window of Skermanella rosea DNA:
- a CDS encoding HNH endonuclease, producing the protein MAPPPDHCPALVLNADFRPLSYFPLSLWSWQEAVKAVFLDRVNIISEYDRVVRSPNFEIKLPSVISLKEYIPAARRPAFTRFNVFLRDRFSCQYCNEPFPTQELTFDHVIPRSKGGRTTWENVVTSCSACNLRKGNRLPNQCGMVPLMPPFQPTAHQLQENGRSFPPNFLHESWRDFLYWDTELDPF; encoded by the coding sequence TTGGCACCACCACCCGATCACTGTCCGGCGCTGGTACTGAATGCGGATTTTCGTCCGCTGAGCTACTTTCCTTTGTCCCTGTGGTCCTGGCAGGAAGCGGTCAAGGCCGTCTTCCTCGACCGCGTGAACATCATCTCCGAATACGACCGAGTCGTCCGGTCCCCCAACTTCGAGATCAAGCTTCCCAGCGTGATCTCGTTGAAGGAGTACATCCCGGCGGCCCGCCGTCCCGCCTTCACCAGGTTCAACGTCTTCCTGCGCGACAGGTTCTCGTGCCAGTACTGCAACGAGCCGTTCCCGACGCAGGAATTGACGTTCGACCACGTGATCCCGCGGTCGAAAGGCGGGCGAACGACGTGGGAGAACGTCGTGACGTCCTGTTCGGCGTGCAATCTCAGGAAAGGGAACAGGCTACCCAATCAGTGCGGCATGGTACCGTTAATGCCGCCCTTCCAGCCGACGGCGCATCAGCTTCAGGAAAACGGACGATCCTTCCCGCCAAACTTCTTGCACGAAAGTTGGCGGGATTTTCTTTACTGGGATACCGAACTCGACCCGTTCTGA
- a CDS encoding alpha/beta hydrolase: MSDLAKLSGPGVPPASGGPARQLVILLHGVGADGDDLISLADYWGALLPDAEFISPNAPDRCDMSPYGYQWFSLLDRSMSAMTAGVKRVAPVIDAFIDQALAERNLTADKLALVGFSQGTMTSLYVALRRSDSVAAVLGYSGALLAPELLAGEIKSRPPVLLVHGDADQVVPPQALPAAQAVLQAAGVPVEVEVRPGLGHGIDQDGLTRGGFFLKRALLG; encoded by the coding sequence ATGAGCGACCTTGCCAAACTCTCGGGACCCGGCGTCCCGCCCGCGTCCGGTGGACCCGCCCGCCAGCTCGTGATCCTGCTGCACGGAGTCGGCGCCGATGGCGACGACCTGATTTCGCTGGCGGACTATTGGGGCGCCCTGCTTCCGGATGCCGAGTTCATCTCCCCCAACGCGCCCGACCGGTGCGACATGTCGCCCTACGGCTATCAATGGTTCAGCCTGCTGGACCGTTCGATGTCCGCCATGACGGCGGGGGTCAAGCGGGTCGCTCCGGTGATCGATGCCTTCATCGACCAGGCCCTGGCGGAACGCAACCTCACGGCGGACAAGCTGGCGCTCGTCGGGTTCTCGCAAGGCACCATGACATCCCTTTACGTGGCGCTGCGCCGGTCCGACTCGGTTGCCGCCGTCCTGGGCTATTCCGGCGCGCTGCTCGCTCCCGAGCTGCTGGCGGGGGAGATAAAGTCCCGTCCGCCGGTCCTCCTGGTCCATGGCGATGCCGATCAGGTGGTGCCGCCGCAGGCACTGCCGGCCGCGCAGGCTGTCCTGCAAGCCGCCGGCGTGCCCGTGGAAGTCGAGGTCCGGCCCGGCCTGGGGCACGGAATCGACCAGGACGGCCTGACCCGCGGCGGTTTCTTCCTGAAACGGGCGCTTCTGGGATGA
- the gluQRS gene encoding tRNA glutamyl-Q(34) synthetase GluQRS, with the protein MSIVTRFAPSPTGHLHLGHAHSALFGWHAAVDHGGRFLLRIEDIDPTRCRPEFERDLIEDLEWLGLDWPRPVRRQSEHLEDYRAALECLDRLGVTYPCFCTRREIEEEIARAGHAPHGPDGPLYPGTCRTLTAGDRADRLARGIPFAVRIDVARASDLAGPLTWHDRAAGMVPADPGILGDAILARKDVPTSYHLSVTVDDHLQGVTLVTRGEDLFFATHLHRLLQALLGYAAPEYHHHRLLTNEHGERLAKRDKAVSLRSLRAAGRTPAEVRAMAGFP; encoded by the coding sequence ATGAGCATCGTCACACGTTTCGCCCCCAGCCCGACCGGGCATCTCCACCTGGGCCATGCCCATTCCGCCCTGTTCGGCTGGCACGCGGCAGTCGATCATGGCGGACGCTTCCTCCTGCGGATCGAGGACATCGATCCGACCCGGTGCCGGCCGGAGTTCGAGCGCGACCTGATCGAGGACCTGGAATGGCTCGGCCTGGACTGGCCCCGGCCGGTCCGCCGCCAGTCGGAGCATCTGGAGGATTACCGCGCGGCCCTGGAATGCCTGGACAGGCTCGGCGTGACCTATCCCTGCTTCTGCACGCGCCGGGAGATCGAGGAGGAGATCGCGCGCGCCGGGCACGCCCCCCATGGACCGGATGGCCCGCTTTATCCCGGCACCTGCCGCACCCTGACGGCAGGGGACCGGGCGGACCGCCTCGCCCGGGGCATACCCTTCGCCGTCAGGATCGACGTCGCCCGCGCGTCGGATCTGGCAGGGCCGCTCACCTGGCATGACCGCGCCGCCGGCATGGTCCCGGCCGATCCCGGGATCCTGGGCGACGCGATCCTGGCCCGGAAGGACGTGCCGACCAGCTACCATCTCAGCGTCACCGTGGACGACCATCTGCAGGGCGTGACCCTGGTGACCCGCGGAGAAGACCTGTTCTTCGCCACCCACCTTCACCGCCTGCTGCAGGCCCTGCTGGGTTACGCCGCGCCGGAGTATCACCACCACCGTTTGCTGACCAACGAGCACGGCGAACGGCTCGCCAAGCGCGACAAGGCGGTCTCGCTCCGATCACTCCGCGCCGCCGGCAGGACGCCGGCGGAGGTCAGGGCCATGGCGGGATTTCCGTGA